The Spirosoma oryzicola region GGTTTCAACGCCGGATGCCAATTACGACTTACAATTCGTAGTCGATCATTTTCCGGCAGCGTACGCCGTTGACCGCACTGAAGGCGCCAACCCCATTGGTCAACCGTTGGCCAATTTGCAGGAAGCCGGTACGCTGTACGGCGGCATCATCTACCACAAAGCGCCCATTATGATGCGACAGCTGGAACGCTTGATGGGCAAAACGGCCATGCGCGACGGGCTACGTCAGTACCTCAAGAAATACGCGTTCAGCAACGCCACCTGGGCTGATCTGATTGGCATTCTGGACACGTACACGCCTACCGACCTGGAAGCTTGGAACCGCGTTTGGGTCAACGAAACCGGACGACCCACGTTCAGTTACCAGCTCGATCAAAAAGAAGGTAAAATTAGCCGCTTCGTTGTTTCGCAGAAAGGCGAAGATGGCAGCAGCCGGTTGTGGCCGCAGGGTTTTGAAGTCGCTCTGGTTTACCCGGATCACGTTGACGAGGTAACGGTATCGATGACACAGGCGCAGGTAACTGTACCCGAAGCCGTTGGAAAGCCAGCGCCGTTGTTCGTTGTGTTCAATTCGTCGGGGCAAGGTTACGGCTTATTCCCGGTCGATACGGCGATGTTGTCGAAACTGGCGACGCTCAAAAATCCGGTGACGCGGGCTTCTGCCTACATTAATCTTTTCGAGAATATGCAATCGGGGCACATCATTGATCCGGTGCGCCTTGGAACGATCTATCAAAACTTACTGGGCAATGAGCCGGAAGAACTGAACCTGCGTTTGCTGACGAGTCAACTGTCGGATATCGTCTGGAATTTTACCAAACCGGATAAACGCTCGGCGCTGGCGACTTCTGTGGAACAAGCTGCGTGGCAGGCAATGGAACGGGAAACGGCTGCTGGAAAGAAGAAACTCCTGTTTCGTTTGTACCAGAACATTGCCTCCAGTACCGTAGCAAAAAATCGGCTGTATACCATCTGGAACGAGCAGAAAGCGCCAGCGGGTGTTACCCTTACAGAGGATGATTATACGAGTCTAGCCCTGGCGTTGGCCGTTCGTGATTATCCGGCAGAAGGTATTCTAGCGAAGCAATTAAGTCGCATCAAGAACCCCGACCGTAAGAAACGACTAGACTTTATGATGCCCGCGTTATCGTCCAACGTCGCCGAGCGCGATGCGTTTTTTGCGTCACTGGCCACTGAAACCAATCGCGAACGCGAAGCCTGGGTAACGGCGGCTCTGGGTTATTTGCATCATCCGTTGCGGGCGCAAACCTCGGCCAAATACCTGGTCAAGAGCCTGGACCTGCTGGAAGAAATTCAGCGGACGGGCGATATTTTCTTTCCTGAATCGTGGCTACGCTCGATTCTTTCAAGCTACCAGACGCCCGAAACGGCACAACTGGTTCGTAAATTCCTGGCCGACCGGCCTACGTACAATCCACGTTTGCGGGCCAAGCTCCTGCAAGCCGCCGACAATTCGTTCCGGTCCAGTAAGCTGCTGTATCAATGACATTACCCGGTGACGTTTTCCCGTTGTTCGTACGAGCCGATTGGTTAGCCAATCCGTTACCCAGCTCAAGGATAGCGCCAATTTATTCCGATAGAAAATTAAAAGGACTGCAATCTATTTCCTTATCAGCCTGTTGCTTCCTTTAGTAGCTATTCGCTGAATGTTTTCGTATCTGGCAACCCAACCCGGCTCTAGCTACGTTTATTTTAACCCGTTACTGAAGTACTGATGAGCTTTTTCAATTCTTTAAAAACTCGACTGCGCGTTGTTGGTTTTGGCGAAGGGGTTTCGTTCCTGCTACTCCTGTTTATTGCCGTTCCCCTCAAACGAATCTACGGCCACCCGGAAGCGGTCCAGATTCTCGGACCCATTCACGGCCTTCTTTTTATTTATTACGTGTTACTCATCGTTCAGGCCAAAACGGAATATAGCTGGTCCTGGGGTAAAACCGGATTAGCTTTCCTGGCGTCACTTTTACCGGGTGGCACGTTTTACGCTGATCACAAAGTATTTCGCCACTTGCCCGAAACGGTCGAGCAGGTATGATCATAGCGAACGGTTTACAAATTCTTAAATAAAAAAGCCGGACATCCCTGTCCGGCTTTTTTATCAGGCACGCGTGTATTATTTAGCGGCTTCAACAGCGGCTGCTGCTTCGATGGCGGCAATGGCGGCACCGTTTTTCTCGCCGTATTCGTCCCGTTGTGTTTCAAAGTAGGAGAAAATCTCATTGATCGAATCGACGTTCTCGGCAATTTTCGAATGCATCTCACCCAGGTTTTTTTCCAGAGTCGAGTCATTCAGTCCGTTCATGTTGTCTACTTCGATCTGACTGATTTTAGTGATGATCGCCGTTTGGCTATTCTGTAAATCTTCCAGTTCACGAACGACTTTGTTCATCAATTCAAATTTCTGCGCTTTATCCATGATAGATCTAGTTTTGTTGAGTATCCATCCTATAACCGCGCAGAATGGCAAATGGTTATTGCTCGACGATAACTTATGGTCAAAGACAGCGTTGAAGAGGTCACCCACAACGAATGCAATACCTTTAGGTAACAGTCGTGTAGCGCTTGTACACGGTTACAATCTCTACCGTTTTCCATCCCGAACGGGTATATAATCGCTTACTGTTTATAATCTTCACGCGATCACCGGCTTCAATGGTTACGGCTTTAGGCGGAGCGAATTGTTCAGGATCAGGTAACGGCTCATTATCCGGCTTCAATTGCATTTGCCGTATGTCTTTGTCAAAGTCAAACTGTCGGGATACTGCCTGCCAGTTGTAGTTAACCGTGGCAAGAGAATCATAGGCAACTGGCTCCTTGTTGGTGTATGGGTTACGCACGTACTGCTCCGGCCAGGCATGGTAAAACCCAAAAAAGCGTTCGGACCGGTGTACACTCGGACCGTTGATGTCTATCCGCAAATCGGTCGTAGCCAGATCTCGTAGTTCAACCAGCATATCCGTCGAGGGTTTCCCGTCGAAATTGGCATCGACAGCCTCGCTGGCTACTGAAGATACCGGCCTGTATTTACCGTGAAAGCGTTCGTGTAACGATATAAAATCTTCATTCGGGGCAAGCGTCTGTTGACAGCCAACCGCACTAATAAGCCAAAGTAGGGCAAGCACACCGGTTCGTTTCATAGGAAAAGGCAGATTGAACGTTTTCGAATCTAACTATATAATACCCTCAAGTTTCACTTTATACTCGTTTTGCACACACAACACGGCGAATAATCTACATCATTAAATATATCTATATCATTATAAATTAAATCAATTTGATCTATATATTCATTGCTAGTAATATTGTCCCATCATATAAGTCGCACGTTAACAAAAAAAATAAGTAGCCTTTCATTCACTACTAATTCATTCGACTCCAATGGAAAACCAGCCAACTAAACTTACCACCGCTTCGGGAAGCCCGTACTTCGAACACGAAAACACCATGTCGGTTGGACAGCGTGGGCCGTTGCTGTTACAGGATTATATCCTGCACGAAAAAATGGCGCACTTCAACCGGGAGCGGATTCCAGAACGCGTTGTCCACGCCAAAGGATCAGGCGCTTACGGGACGTTCACGGTAACGCATGACATCAGCAAATACACCCGTGCCAAACTGTTCAACGAGATTGGCAAGGAAACACGGGTATTCCTGCGCTTTTCGACCGTGGGTGGTGAGAAAGGCTCTGCCGATACCGAGCGCGATCCACGTGGTTTTGCATTGAAGTTTTACACGGAAGATGGCAACTGGGATCTTGTAGGCAACAACACACCCGTATTTTTCATCAAAGACCCGAAGAAGTTCAGCGACTTCATTCATACCCAGAAACGCGATCCGTACACGAACTGCAAATCGGCCACGATGATGTGGGACTTCTGGAGTCTGAACCCCGAAAGTCTGCACCAGGTTTTGATTCTGATGTCGGATCGTGGTACGCCCGACGGCTATCGGCACATGAATGGTTATGGCTCGCACACGTTCTCGATGATCAATGCTGACAACGAACGCGTTTGGGTAAAATTCCATTTTAAAACCGCGCAGGGCATCAAGAATTTCAGCAATGACGAAGCCGTCAAGATGAAAGGAATGGACCCCGACTACGCGCAGCGCGACCTGGTAACCTCAATCGACAAAGGCGATTTCCCACGTTGGAACGTCAAGATTCAGGTGATGACCGAAGAACAAGCGAAAGCGTTCCGCTGGAACCCCTTCGATCTGACCAAAGTATGGCCGCAGGGCGATTTCCCGCTAATCGATGTGGGTACGCTGGAATTGAATCAGAACCCAAACAACTACTTCGCTGATGTTGAGCAGGCTGCCTTTGCGCCCGCCCACGTTATCGATGGCATCAGCTATTCACCCGACCGGATGCTACAGGGCCGTATCCTGTCGTACCCCGACGCCCAACGCTACCGGCTTGGCGGCAACTACGAGCAGATTCCTGTAAACCGCTGCCCGTTCGCCGTTAACAATTACCAGCGCGACGGACAGATGCGCGTCGACGGAAACGGTGGTCGTTCTACCAATTATTTCCCGAATAGCTTTGACAATATCGTTGCTGACGAGAGCTACAAACAACCGGCTTGGGATTTAGGAACGTCAGTAGCCGATTGGTACGACCGGAATGCGCCGGGTGAGAATGACCATTACACGCAGCCGGGTAATCTCTGGCGGTTGATGACCCCTGAGCAGAAAATTAATACTGTTAACAACATCGTGGGAGCCATGAGCGGCATCGATGGCCCGAAACGGGATCAAATTGTCAATTTACAACTGTGCCACTGGTTCCGCGCTGATTTATCGCTGGGTATGAGCATTGCCCAAGGTTTGGGTATCAACATGGAAACATTGCAAGGGGCAATGCCTACGCAACACGCTTAATAGTATTTTTCCTGTATCTTGGTAAAACAAAGCCGGATAAAATTATCCGGCTTTGTTTTTTGTCATGCGCAAGAATCGGGTTGGCTTCCCATCGGGTTATAGCGACTTTTGTGTAGTCAAACCAACAAACCGATGACGACCAACAACGCTTATACGTATGGACAAATAGCCCGCGCTATCGAACATCTTACGGCCAATTTTCGCGAACAACCTTCGTTGGCGGAACTGGCCGAAAAGGTAAACATGAGCGAGTTTCATTTCCAGCGGCTCTTCACCGATTGGGCTGGTGTTAGTCCCAAAAAGTTTGGCCAGTATTTAACGCTCGAACACGCCAAGCAGCAGCTCCGCGCGGGTTCGTCGCTGACCGATGTTGCTTATGAAGCCGGTCTATCGGGCACGGGTCGTCTGCACGATTTGTTTGTCAGCATCGAAGGGGTAACACCGGGTCAATTCAAACAGGCCGGGGCGGGTCTGGTCCTCTCCTACGGCATCTTTGACAGTCCATTTGGCGCGTATGTGCTGGGGGCAATCAACAAAAAAATTGCGGTGCTGCATTTTCTGAACGATGGCGAAAAGGCTGAAGAACTCTTACCCATCGCGTGGCCGGGAGCCCAAATACAGCATAATCCAGAAACGCTTCAATCGCTGGCCGACCAGGCTTTTCCCGTTACGGGCACGCTGAACTTGCCACCCGACAAACCATTAGCTTTGTTGCTGCGAGGCTCTACTTTTCAATTGAAAGTATGGGAAGCGCTGCTGAAAATCCCCGAAGGTCGGTTAGCCAGTTACGACCAGATTGCCGAAGCAATTGGTCAACCTACGGCTTCACGGGCGGTCGGAACGGCGATAGGCAGTAACCCGGTGGGTTACCTGATTCCCTGCCATCGGGTTATCAAGAAAACGGGTTTGTTCGGCGGCTATCGCTGGGGAACCGAGCGGAAACAGGCGATGCTGGGTTGGGAAGCAGCACGGCTGAATCGCTAACTTTTTCGATTCATTGACCTACGTACAATACTACTCTTTCAGTCCATAAATAAATGACCCAGGCTGTGTGTCAGCGGGGTCGCCCGCGCGGTTCTCAAAACCGACACCACAGTCTAGATCTGGTTGGCATCACAACCTAGTGGTACCGATTCATTCCTAGATCAATCGTTCTTACGGATAATCTTTTTCAGGATCGTTACGCTTCTTTCCAGTTCCTCTTCCGTGCTGGATGCGAAACCCAAGCGCGTACCGTTCAACTGTTGACCGGGCGGATTGTGCGCCAATCCATTCGACAAGTACAACCCTTGTTGCCCGGCCTGCGTAGCCAACGCTTCTATGTCAATCGACGGATCGAAGCGGGTCCAGACAGCCATTCCACCGTCGGGTTTTGTGAATTGCACGGCATCCCCTAACTCAGTTGCGAGCAAATCGCAAAACCGGTCTCGACGATCGTGATACGTACGAAGCGACTTGCGAAAATGGCGTTTCATGTCCCGGCTCTTAAACAGTTGTCCGATAGCAAATTCAAGCATGGGATCACCTTGCCGGTCGATGATACGCCGAAGTCGGGCCAATTCGTCAATGAAAGCCGCCGGAGCGACGACATAACCAATTCGAAAAGCGGGCGCTACCGATTTTGTCAGCGACCCGACATAAACGACCATGCCGCGCGGGTCGGCGCTGGCCAGCGGCAAAATAGGACGACTGAGATAATGAAAATCGTAATCATAATCGTCTTCCAGTATCGCAAATTTATAAACCTCAGCAAGTTGCAGTAACTGAATGCGCCGATCGGGTCGTAACGTAACGGTCGTCGGGTAATGATGGTGCGGGGTTACGTACACCATACGAACTGACCCTTCTTGTTTACAAAGTTCAGCCAGCGCGTTTACGTCTATACCATGCTGATCAACGGGTACCGTTCGCAAGCTAGCTCCAGCCTTCTGAAAATTCATCGTTGCACCGGCCCAGGTCATTTCTCCCGTCACAACTACATCGCCCGAACGTAGCAACACTTGACCAGTCAGGTGCAGCCCCATAATGCTGCCCCTCGTGATCATGATGTTATCGGGTGTCGTTTGTAAACCACGAGTTTCGTTTAGGTGACGCGAAAGCTGCTCCCGCAACAACGGATGGCCTTTTGTGTCGCCGTAACCGAAATGAGCCTGCGGATTTCCCCAGCGGAAATAAGACCGGTACGCCCGGCTCAATTCCTCCATCGGAGCCAGTCGAATATCGGGAAAACCATCGTCCAGATGCAATCCGGCACCAGTGGTCAATACAGGTCGAACCAGAAACGTAACCGATTCAAAGGCGTAACCGGGTTGAGTACGGCGCTGTTCATCGGCTTTCTTCTCAACAAATGCCTGCGGCTTTACTTCCGGAAAGTGCGTTGCGACATACGTACCACTGCCGGAACGACTTTCGAGCCATCCCTGCGCGAGCCCTTCCCCGTAAGCCGCCACGATTGTCTGCCGATTCAGATCAAGCAGGTCAGCCAGTTGACGGGTTCCGGGCAACCGCTGTCCCGCGCCTAACGTTCCGGCTCGAATCAGTCGGCTTAATTGCTCACTGACCTGAATAAAAATTGGCGTGACCGATGATTTGTCGAGTTGAAGCAGGGATTTGAACGGGAGCATAACCGGACTAGCTGTATTCTAGAAACTGGACGATTTAGACAGTCCGGCAAAGAACGACATTTGTTTAAAATTAAACGCTGTTATTCAGCACCAAGATCTTTAGTTTACTTGTTCTGATCATGCAAACCACCCGTACAACACCCAGCCGCTCCGCCAAACGCGTTCATTACGATG contains the following coding sequences:
- a CDS encoding catalase, which encodes MENQPTKLTTASGSPYFEHENTMSVGQRGPLLLQDYILHEKMAHFNRERIPERVVHAKGSGAYGTFTVTHDISKYTRAKLFNEIGKETRVFLRFSTVGGEKGSADTERDPRGFALKFYTEDGNWDLVGNNTPVFFIKDPKKFSDFIHTQKRDPYTNCKSATMMWDFWSLNPESLHQVLILMSDRGTPDGYRHMNGYGSHTFSMINADNERVWVKFHFKTAQGIKNFSNDEAVKMKGMDPDYAQRDLVTSIDKGDFPRWNVKIQVMTEEQAKAFRWNPFDLTKVWPQGDFPLIDVGTLELNQNPNNYFADVEQAAFAPAHVIDGISYSPDRMLQGRILSYPDAQRYRLGGNYEQIPVNRCPFAVNNYQRDGQMRVDGNGGRSTNYFPNSFDNIVADESYKQPAWDLGTSVADWYDRNAPGENDHYTQPGNLWRLMTPEQKINTVNNIVGAMSGIDGPKRDQIVNLQLCHWFRADLSLGMSIAQGLGINMETLQGAMPTQHA
- a CDS encoding M1 family aminopeptidase codes for the protein MSFCQSSVIAQSPSVETGVSQTLAKARKQTISKIAYALKFDIPAQKNQPIPAMESIRFDWAKNAAPLQLDFKEERAHLQTVSVNGKPISVAFEREHILIPAAQLKPGTNTISIQFTAGNLSLNRNDDYLYTLLVPDRARTVFPCFDQPDLKATFQLSLTVPNGWQSMTNAPVQDSSVAGNRKTVNFQTSDIIPTYLFSFVAGKFTAVSRMLNNRPMTLLHRETDTTKIRLSLDPIFKLHADALTFLEAYTQIPYPFKKFDFAAIPDFQYGGMEHVGAIDYRLSSLFLDNGATRDQKLSRATLIAHETAHMWFGDMVTMRWFDDVWLKEVFANFMADKITEVSTPDANYDLQFVVDHFPAAYAVDRTEGANPIGQPLANLQEAGTLYGGIIYHKAPIMMRQLERLMGKTAMRDGLRQYLKKYAFSNATWADLIGILDTYTPTDLEAWNRVWVNETGRPTFSYQLDQKEGKISRFVVSQKGEDGSSRLWPQGFEVALVYPDHVDEVTVSMTQAQVTVPEAVGKPAPLFVVFNSSGQGYGLFPVDTAMLSKLATLKNPVTRASAYINLFENMQSGHIIDPVRLGTIYQNLLGNEPEELNLRLLTSQLSDIVWNFTKPDKRSALATSVEQAAWQAMERETAAGKKKLLFRLYQNIASSTVAKNRLYTIWNEQKAPAGVTLTEDDYTSLALALAVRDYPAEGILAKQLSRIKNPDRKKRLDFMMPALSSNVAERDAFFASLATETNREREAWVTAALGYLHHPLRAQTSAKYLVKSLDLLEEIQRTGDIFFPESWLRSILSSYQTPETAQLVRKFLADRPTYNPRLRAKLLQAADNSFRSSKLLYQ
- a CDS encoding PLP-dependent aminotransferase family protein, whose protein sequence is MLPFKSLLQLDKSSVTPIFIQVSEQLSRLIRAGTLGAGQRLPGTRQLADLLDLNRQTIVAAYGEGLAQGWLESRSGSGTYVATHFPEVKPQAFVEKKADEQRRTQPGYAFESVTFLVRPVLTTGAGLHLDDGFPDIRLAPMEELSRAYRSYFRWGNPQAHFGYGDTKGHPLLREQLSRHLNETRGLQTTPDNIMITRGSIMGLHLTGQVLLRSGDVVVTGEMTWAGATMNFQKAGASLRTVPVDQHGIDVNALAELCKQEGSVRMVYVTPHHHYPTTVTLRPDRRIQLLQLAEVYKFAILEDDYDYDFHYLSRPILPLASADPRGMVVYVGSLTKSVAPAFRIGYVVAPAAFIDELARLRRIIDRQGDPMLEFAIGQLFKSRDMKRHFRKSLRTYHDRRDRFCDLLATELGDAVQFTKPDGGMAVWTRFDPSIDIEALATQAGQQGLYLSNGLAHNPPGQQLNGTRLGFASSTEEELERSVTILKKIIRKND
- a CDS encoding DUF3817 domain-containing protein, translated to MSFFNSLKTRLRVVGFGEGVSFLLLLFIAVPLKRIYGHPEAVQILGPIHGLLFIYYVLLIVQAKTEYSWSWGKTGLAFLASLLPGGTFYADHKVFRHLPETVEQV
- a CDS encoding bifunctional transcriptional activator/DNA repair enzyme AdaA produces the protein MTTNNAYTYGQIARAIEHLTANFREQPSLAELAEKVNMSEFHFQRLFTDWAGVSPKKFGQYLTLEHAKQQLRAGSSLTDVAYEAGLSGTGRLHDLFVSIEGVTPGQFKQAGAGLVLSYGIFDSPFGAYVLGAINKKIAVLHFLNDGEKAEELLPIAWPGAQIQHNPETLQSLADQAFPVTGTLNLPPDKPLALLLRGSTFQLKVWEALLKIPEGRLASYDQIAEAIGQPTASRAVGTAIGSNPVGYLIPCHRVIKKTGLFGGYRWGTERKQAMLGWEAARLNR